From a single Oceanobacillus kimchii X50 genomic region:
- a CDS encoding MBL fold metallo-hydrolase produces the protein MLNRLSDTIYYLSNQEDKERPTLGLVCGDRYSLIIDAGNSPRHAKDFLIEIEKLNVPQVKYVVITHAHWDHFLGMNEFDATIIVNHQTNELIKEWQRLSYDDRSLQKYVTTNQMSAMCMEIIQTDMPNRDRFKLKSPDVIFENTLTIDLGNKVCILERIKSTHTDDSTIIYIPDEKVVF, from the coding sequence ATGTTAAATAGATTAAGTGATACTATTTATTATTTATCCAATCAAGAGGATAAGGAACGACCAACATTAGGACTGGTATGTGGTGACCGATATAGTCTAATCATAGATGCTGGCAATTCACCTCGGCATGCTAAGGACTTTTTAATCGAAATCGAGAAGCTAAATGTTCCGCAAGTTAAGTATGTTGTTATTACCCATGCACATTGGGATCATTTCCTCGGAATGAATGAATTTGATGCGACTATTATAGTTAATCATCAAACAAACGAATTGATAAAAGAATGGCAACGTTTATCCTATGATGACCGTTCACTACAAAAGTATGTGACTACTAATCAGATGAGTGCTATGTGTATGGAGATTATACAAACCGATATGCCAAACAGGGACAGGTTTAAATTGAAATCTCCAGATGTAATCTTTGAAAATACATTAACTATTGATTTAGGTAATAAAGTTTGCATTCTCGAACGTATTAAAAGTACTCATACAGATGACTCTACAATTATTTATATTCCTGATGAAAAAGTTGTTTTTTAG